In Prunus dulcis chromosome 2, ALMONDv2, whole genome shotgun sequence, a single genomic region encodes these proteins:
- the LOC117618554 gene encoding uncharacterized protein LOC117618554 isoform X3, with protein sequence MEKLKSLVPETLKRMIGESSADDLPRTCSSLVDFLLHFEPFHQMVRDLADPEVALCGKNKEAALESKQKGNKCFLSGDYANALDLYTQALIVAPMDAHEDRNLVATLYVNRASVLHKMGLLRECLRDCNRALQISSNYAKAWYRRGKANASMGNYKDTIRDLDVAKILELTMGGKRQIESEMKIILDQQNSTSNPSIQQYENTSDILDEPHPTGLRCVATPEKGRGMASTGDLPQASLVHTEDPFSMIILKPCRETHCHYCLNELPADKVPCTSCSITLYCSKKCQIRAGGKMSWDYPNNQRIHENLSADLEKYIAETTLNVDSETDTEHIPEHKHECKGVHWPAVLPSEIVLAGRVLVKSIIKRRGSTDIFNLREILDLSHHYSKTPPERKLELHIYSAVLSYCLQYSNDFELPINGFSISQVRVGQAIYTSGSLFNHSCQPNIHAYFLSRTLFIRTTEFVAAGVPLELSYGPQVGQWDCKDRVKFLEDEYSFRCQCSGCLKVNFSDLVLNAFHCVELNCSGIVLQSSVVDCEKEKLKRLPNIITTGNMEHHLQAEEFINIDDIDRVAHHHMQINSLFHINPGLCLKCCSYRDLESSSAAANKAWIIIRRLQDAIVSKDVSSTILVDALSSLGVLRSTFHAYNRRIAEAEDNLAQAFCFVGELQHAMEHCKASIKILEKLYNPNHIVIGYELVKLSSIQLSLGDCAAVDSINRLCDIFSCYYGSHAYKIFPYFQFLKRREKQTSSLKDQQK encoded by the exons ATGGAGAAGCTGAAATCTCTGGTTCCAGAAACCCTAAAGCGAATGATCGGAGAGAGCTCTGCTGACGATCTTCCTCGCACATGTTCTTCTCTCGtcgattttcttcttcatttcgAGCCCTTTCACCAA ATGGTGAGGGACTTGGCGGACCCTGAAGTGGCTCTGTGTGGCAAGAACAAAGAAGCTGCTTTGGAGTCGAAGCAAAAGGGGAATAAGTGCTTCTTGAGCGGTGATTATGCTAATGCTTTGGATTTATATACTCAG GCATTGATAGTTGCTCCTATGGATGCACATGAAGACAGAAACTTGGTTGCTACTTTGTATGTGAATCGGGCTTCTGTATTGCAT AAAATGGGTCTTCTAAGGGAGTGTTTACGTGACTGCAATCGGGCACTTCAGATTTCTTCAAACTATGCAAAG GCATGGTACAGAAGAGGTAAGGCAAATGCTTCTATGGGAAATTATAAGGATACTATCCGTGATTTGGATGTTGCTAAGATTCTGGAGTTGACAATGGGTGGAAAGAGACAGATAGAAAGTGAGATGAAGATAATTTTGGATCAACAGAATAGTACATCAAATCCATCAATACAACAGTATGAGAATACCTCAGATATTTTGG ATGAACCGCACCCAACGGGATTACGATGTGTCGCCACACCAGAGAAAGGAAGGGGTATGGCTTCAACAGGTGACCTTCCTCAAGCGTCCTTGGTACATACTGAAGACCCTTTTTCGATG ATAATATTAAAGCCTTGTCGGGAAACTCATTGCCACTACTGCTTAAATGAGCTACCAGCGGATAAAGTCCCATGTACATCATGTTCAATAACATTGTATTGCTCCAAGAAATGCCAAATACGAGCAGGAGGAAAAATGTCCTGGGATTACCCAAACAATCAAAGGATTCATGAAAATTTATCAGCTGATCTTGAAAAGTACATTGCAGAGACCACTTTGAATGTTGATTCTGAAACAGATACTGAGCACATTCCTGAACATAAACATGAATGTAAAGGTGTACACTGGCCAGCAGTATTGCCTTCTGAGATAGTTTTGGCTGGTCGTGTGCTAGTAAAGTCTATAATCAAAAGAAGAGGTTCCACGGATATTTTTAATCTCAGAGAAATTTTG GATCTTTCTCACCACTACTCAAAAACGCCTCCGGAAAGAAAATTGGAATTACATATATATTCGGCTGTATTATCATATTGTCTTCAATATTCCAATGATTTTGAATTACCAATAAATGGGTTCTCTATTTCACAG GTTAGAGTAGGTCAAGCTATCTATACATCTGGAAGTCTATTCAATCATTCTTGTCAGCCAAACATCCATGCATATTTCCTTTCACGTACTCTCTTTATAAGAACGACAGAATTTGTCGCAGCAGGGGTACCCCTGGAGCTTTCCTATGGTCCACAG GTTGGGCAGTGGGACTGTAAGGACCGAGTCAAGTTTCTGGAAGATGAATACTCATTTCGTTGTCAGTGCAGTGGGTGTTTAAAAGTAAACTTCTCTGACCTGGTCCTAAATGCTTTTCACTGTGTCGAACTGAATTGTTCTGGCATAGTCTTGCAGAGCTCTGTTGTTGACTGTGAAAAAGAGAAACTTAAACGCTTACCCAACATCATCACCACTGGCAACATGGAGCATCATCTTCAG GCTGAAGAGTTCATCAATATTGATGACATCGATAGAGTGGCTCATCATCATATGCAAATCAATAGCCTTTTTCATATAAATCCAGGCCTCTGTTTAAAATGTTGTTCTTATCGTGATCTGGAATCTTCCTCTGCAGCTGCAAATAAAGCATGGATTATTATCAGAAG ATTACAGGATGCAATAGTCTCAAAAGATGTATCTAGCACCATACTGGTGGATGCATTAAGTTCTCTTGGTGTGCTGAGATCAACTTTCCATGCATATAATAGGAGGATTGCAGAA GCGGAAGACAATCTTGCACAGGCGTTTTGTTTCGTTGGAGAGTTGCAACATGCAATGGAACACTGTAAAGCCTCAATCAAG ATCCTGGAGAAGCTCTATAATCCTAATCACATTGTCATTGGATATGAACTTGTGAAGCTCTCGTCTATTCAGTTATCCTTGGGTGACTGTGCTGCCGTGGACAGCATAAACCGACTTTGTGATATATTTTCGTGTTATTACGGATCTCATGCATACAAGATTTTCCCATACTTTCAATTCCttaagaggagagagaagcaGACCTCTTCTTTGAAGGACCAACAAAAATGA
- the LOC117618554 gene encoding SET and MYND domain-containing protein 4 isoform X4, which produces MEKLKSLVPETLKRMIGESSADDLPRTCSSLVDFLLHFEPFHQMVRDLADPEVALCGKNKEAALESKQKGNKCFLSGDYANALDLYTQALIVAPMDAHEDRNLVATLYVNRASVLHKMGLLRECLRDCNRALQISSNYAKAWYRRGKANASMGNYKDTIRDLDVAKILELTMGGKRQIESEMKIILDQQNSTSNPSIQQYENTSDILDEPHPTGLRCVATPEKGRGMASTGDLPQASLVHTEDPFSMIILKPCRETHCHYCLNELPADKVPCTSCSITLYCSKKCQIRAGGKMSWDYPNNQRIHENLSADLEKYIAETTLNVDSETDTEHIPEHKHECKGVHWPAVLPSEIVLAGRVLVKSIIKRRGSTDIFNLREILDLSHHYSKTPPERKLELHIYSAVLSYCLQYSNDFELPINGFSISQIVILISQIRVNSMTVVCMKSIDQHGLEDIGKFSSLGGGLTSNVEQVRVGQAIYTSGSLFNHSCQPNIHAYFLSRTLFIRTTEFVAAGVPLELSYGPQVGQWDCKDRVKFLEDEYSFRCQCSGCLKVNFSDLVLNAFHCVELNCSGIVLQSSVVDCEKEKLKRLPNIITTGNMEHHLQAEEFINIDDIDRVAHHHMQINSLFHINPGLCLKCCSYRDLESSSAAANKAWIIIRSIVFNT; this is translated from the exons ATGGAGAAGCTGAAATCTCTGGTTCCAGAAACCCTAAAGCGAATGATCGGAGAGAGCTCTGCTGACGATCTTCCTCGCACATGTTCTTCTCTCGtcgattttcttcttcatttcgAGCCCTTTCACCAA ATGGTGAGGGACTTGGCGGACCCTGAAGTGGCTCTGTGTGGCAAGAACAAAGAAGCTGCTTTGGAGTCGAAGCAAAAGGGGAATAAGTGCTTCTTGAGCGGTGATTATGCTAATGCTTTGGATTTATATACTCAG GCATTGATAGTTGCTCCTATGGATGCACATGAAGACAGAAACTTGGTTGCTACTTTGTATGTGAATCGGGCTTCTGTATTGCAT AAAATGGGTCTTCTAAGGGAGTGTTTACGTGACTGCAATCGGGCACTTCAGATTTCTTCAAACTATGCAAAG GCATGGTACAGAAGAGGTAAGGCAAATGCTTCTATGGGAAATTATAAGGATACTATCCGTGATTTGGATGTTGCTAAGATTCTGGAGTTGACAATGGGTGGAAAGAGACAGATAGAAAGTGAGATGAAGATAATTTTGGATCAACAGAATAGTACATCAAATCCATCAATACAACAGTATGAGAATACCTCAGATATTTTGG ATGAACCGCACCCAACGGGATTACGATGTGTCGCCACACCAGAGAAAGGAAGGGGTATGGCTTCAACAGGTGACCTTCCTCAAGCGTCCTTGGTACATACTGAAGACCCTTTTTCGATG ATAATATTAAAGCCTTGTCGGGAAACTCATTGCCACTACTGCTTAAATGAGCTACCAGCGGATAAAGTCCCATGTACATCATGTTCAATAACATTGTATTGCTCCAAGAAATGCCAAATACGAGCAGGAGGAAAAATGTCCTGGGATTACCCAAACAATCAAAGGATTCATGAAAATTTATCAGCTGATCTTGAAAAGTACATTGCAGAGACCACTTTGAATGTTGATTCTGAAACAGATACTGAGCACATTCCTGAACATAAACATGAATGTAAAGGTGTACACTGGCCAGCAGTATTGCCTTCTGAGATAGTTTTGGCTGGTCGTGTGCTAGTAAAGTCTATAATCAAAAGAAGAGGTTCCACGGATATTTTTAATCTCAGAGAAATTTTG GATCTTTCTCACCACTACTCAAAAACGCCTCCGGAAAGAAAATTGGAATTACATATATATTCGGCTGTATTATCATATTGTCTTCAATATTCCAATGATTTTGAATTACCAATAAATGGGTTCTCTATTTCACAG ATTGTCATACTTATATCCCAAATTAGGGTGAACTCTATGACTGTTGTTTGTATGAAATCCATTGATCAGCATGGGTTAGAAGATATTGGAAAGTTTTCATCATTGGGTGGAGGTCTAACCAGTAATGTGGAACAG GTTAGAGTAGGTCAAGCTATCTATACATCTGGAAGTCTATTCAATCATTCTTGTCAGCCAAACATCCATGCATATTTCCTTTCACGTACTCTCTTTATAAGAACGACAGAATTTGTCGCAGCAGGGGTACCCCTGGAGCTTTCCTATGGTCCACAG GTTGGGCAGTGGGACTGTAAGGACCGAGTCAAGTTTCTGGAAGATGAATACTCATTTCGTTGTCAGTGCAGTGGGTGTTTAAAAGTAAACTTCTCTGACCTGGTCCTAAATGCTTTTCACTGTGTCGAACTGAATTGTTCTGGCATAGTCTTGCAGAGCTCTGTTGTTGACTGTGAAAAAGAGAAACTTAAACGCTTACCCAACATCATCACCACTGGCAACATGGAGCATCATCTTCAG GCTGAAGAGTTCATCAATATTGATGACATCGATAGAGTGGCTCATCATCATATGCAAATCAATAGCCTTTTTCATATAAATCCAGGCCTCTGTTTAAAATGTTGTTCTTATCGTGATCTGGAATCTTCCTCTGCAGCTGCAAATAAAGCATGGATTATTATCAGAAG TATTGTGTTCAATACTTGA
- the LOC117618555 gene encoding probable pterin-4-alpha-carbinolamine dehydratase, chloroplastic, whose product MATANLSIPLLSLPRHHHLNLHPNLITVPTRLRLGLRTQALGHDMLGDFGARDPFPAEIASGFGEKVLGNGNTEHKILIPNLSSLSLSQLDCSAVSPLQPPMPEDDAQKLLRKVVGWRLIVGEGELKLQCLWKLRDYKCGVELINRIYKVAEAAGHFPNLHLEQPNQVRAELWTSSMGGLSMNDFIVAAKIDDIKTSDLVPRKRVWA is encoded by the exons ATGGCCACCGCAAACCTTTCCAtaccccttctctctcttccacgTCACCACCACCTCAACCTTCACCCCAACCTCATCACCGTTCCAACTCGGCTTCGACTCGGCCTGCGAACTCAGGCTCTGGGCCATGACATGCTGGGCGATTTTGGCGCCAGAGACCCCTTCCCAGCTGAGATAGCAAGTGGGTTTGGTGAGAAGGTGTTGGGCAACGGCAACACAGAGCACAAGATTCTCATCCCcaatctctcttctctctctctgtcccAGCTAGACTGCAGCGCTGTCTCTCCTCTCCAGCCTCCTATGCCTGAAGACGATGCCCAGAAGCTCCTCAGAAAG GTTGTTGGGTGGAGATTGATAGTTGGAGAAGGTGAGCTCAAATTACAGTGTCTTTGGAAATTGAGAGATTATAAATGTGGGGTTGAGCTCATCAACAGGATTTATAAGGTTGCAGAAGCTGCAGGGCATTTCCCAAATCTTCACTTGGAGCAACCCAATCAAGTTAGAGCAGAGCTATGGACATCTTCCATGG GAGGATTGAGCATGAATGATTTCATTGTAGCTGCCAAAATAGATGACATAAAAACATCAGATCTTGTGCCCAGAAAAAGAGTTTGGGCTTAG
- the LOC117618554 gene encoding SET and MYND domain-containing protein 4 isoform X1, translated as MEKLKSLVPETLKRMIGESSADDLPRTCSSLVDFLLHFEPFHQMVRDLADPEVALCGKNKEAALESKQKGNKCFLSGDYANALDLYTQALIVAPMDAHEDRNLVATLYVNRASVLHKMGLLRECLRDCNRALQISSNYAKAWYRRGKANASMGNYKDTIRDLDVAKILELTMGGKRQIESEMKIILDQQNSTSNPSIQQYENTSDILDEPHPTGLRCVATPEKGRGMASTGDLPQASLVHTEDPFSMIILKPCRETHCHYCLNELPADKVPCTSCSITLYCSKKCQIRAGGKMSWDYPNNQRIHENLSADLEKYIAETTLNVDSETDTEHIPEHKHECKGVHWPAVLPSEIVLAGRVLVKSIIKRRGSTDIFNLREILDLSHHYSKTPPERKLELHIYSAVLSYCLQYSNDFELPINGFSISQIVILISQIRVNSMTVVCMKSIDQHGLEDIGKFSSLGGGLTSNVEQVRVGQAIYTSGSLFNHSCQPNIHAYFLSRTLFIRTTEFVAAGVPLELSYGPQVGQWDCKDRVKFLEDEYSFRCQCSGCLKVNFSDLVLNAFHCVELNCSGIVLQSSVVDCEKEKLKRLPNIITTGNMEHHLQAEEFINIDDIDRVAHHHMQINSLFHINPGLCLKCCSYRDLESSSAAANKAWIIIRRLQDAIVSKDVSSTILVDALSSLGVLRSTFHAYNRRIAEAEDNLAQAFCFVGELQHAMEHCKASIKILEKLYNPNHIVIGYELVKLSSIQLSLGDCAAVDSINRLCDIFSCYYGSHAYKIFPYFQFLKRREKQTSSLKDQQK; from the exons ATGGAGAAGCTGAAATCTCTGGTTCCAGAAACCCTAAAGCGAATGATCGGAGAGAGCTCTGCTGACGATCTTCCTCGCACATGTTCTTCTCTCGtcgattttcttcttcatttcgAGCCCTTTCACCAA ATGGTGAGGGACTTGGCGGACCCTGAAGTGGCTCTGTGTGGCAAGAACAAAGAAGCTGCTTTGGAGTCGAAGCAAAAGGGGAATAAGTGCTTCTTGAGCGGTGATTATGCTAATGCTTTGGATTTATATACTCAG GCATTGATAGTTGCTCCTATGGATGCACATGAAGACAGAAACTTGGTTGCTACTTTGTATGTGAATCGGGCTTCTGTATTGCAT AAAATGGGTCTTCTAAGGGAGTGTTTACGTGACTGCAATCGGGCACTTCAGATTTCTTCAAACTATGCAAAG GCATGGTACAGAAGAGGTAAGGCAAATGCTTCTATGGGAAATTATAAGGATACTATCCGTGATTTGGATGTTGCTAAGATTCTGGAGTTGACAATGGGTGGAAAGAGACAGATAGAAAGTGAGATGAAGATAATTTTGGATCAACAGAATAGTACATCAAATCCATCAATACAACAGTATGAGAATACCTCAGATATTTTGG ATGAACCGCACCCAACGGGATTACGATGTGTCGCCACACCAGAGAAAGGAAGGGGTATGGCTTCAACAGGTGACCTTCCTCAAGCGTCCTTGGTACATACTGAAGACCCTTTTTCGATG ATAATATTAAAGCCTTGTCGGGAAACTCATTGCCACTACTGCTTAAATGAGCTACCAGCGGATAAAGTCCCATGTACATCATGTTCAATAACATTGTATTGCTCCAAGAAATGCCAAATACGAGCAGGAGGAAAAATGTCCTGGGATTACCCAAACAATCAAAGGATTCATGAAAATTTATCAGCTGATCTTGAAAAGTACATTGCAGAGACCACTTTGAATGTTGATTCTGAAACAGATACTGAGCACATTCCTGAACATAAACATGAATGTAAAGGTGTACACTGGCCAGCAGTATTGCCTTCTGAGATAGTTTTGGCTGGTCGTGTGCTAGTAAAGTCTATAATCAAAAGAAGAGGTTCCACGGATATTTTTAATCTCAGAGAAATTTTG GATCTTTCTCACCACTACTCAAAAACGCCTCCGGAAAGAAAATTGGAATTACATATATATTCGGCTGTATTATCATATTGTCTTCAATATTCCAATGATTTTGAATTACCAATAAATGGGTTCTCTATTTCACAG ATTGTCATACTTATATCCCAAATTAGGGTGAACTCTATGACTGTTGTTTGTATGAAATCCATTGATCAGCATGGGTTAGAAGATATTGGAAAGTTTTCATCATTGGGTGGAGGTCTAACCAGTAATGTGGAACAG GTTAGAGTAGGTCAAGCTATCTATACATCTGGAAGTCTATTCAATCATTCTTGTCAGCCAAACATCCATGCATATTTCCTTTCACGTACTCTCTTTATAAGAACGACAGAATTTGTCGCAGCAGGGGTACCCCTGGAGCTTTCCTATGGTCCACAG GTTGGGCAGTGGGACTGTAAGGACCGAGTCAAGTTTCTGGAAGATGAATACTCATTTCGTTGTCAGTGCAGTGGGTGTTTAAAAGTAAACTTCTCTGACCTGGTCCTAAATGCTTTTCACTGTGTCGAACTGAATTGTTCTGGCATAGTCTTGCAGAGCTCTGTTGTTGACTGTGAAAAAGAGAAACTTAAACGCTTACCCAACATCATCACCACTGGCAACATGGAGCATCATCTTCAG GCTGAAGAGTTCATCAATATTGATGACATCGATAGAGTGGCTCATCATCATATGCAAATCAATAGCCTTTTTCATATAAATCCAGGCCTCTGTTTAAAATGTTGTTCTTATCGTGATCTGGAATCTTCCTCTGCAGCTGCAAATAAAGCATGGATTATTATCAGAAG ATTACAGGATGCAATAGTCTCAAAAGATGTATCTAGCACCATACTGGTGGATGCATTAAGTTCTCTTGGTGTGCTGAGATCAACTTTCCATGCATATAATAGGAGGATTGCAGAA GCGGAAGACAATCTTGCACAGGCGTTTTGTTTCGTTGGAGAGTTGCAACATGCAATGGAACACTGTAAAGCCTCAATCAAG ATCCTGGAGAAGCTCTATAATCCTAATCACATTGTCATTGGATATGAACTTGTGAAGCTCTCGTCTATTCAGTTATCCTTGGGTGACTGTGCTGCCGTGGACAGCATAAACCGACTTTGTGATATATTTTCGTGTTATTACGGATCTCATGCATACAAGATTTTCCCATACTTTCAATTCCttaagaggagagagaagcaGACCTCTTCTTTGAAGGACCAACAAAAATGA
- the LOC117618554 gene encoding SET and MYND domain-containing protein 4 isoform X2, translating to MEKLKSLVPETLKRMIGESSADDLPRTCSSLVDFLLHFEPFHQMVRDLADPEVALCGKNKEAALESKQKGNKCFLSGDYANALDLYTQALIVAPMDAHEDRNLVATLYVNRASVLHKMGLLRECLRDCNRALQISSNYAKAWYRRGKANASMGNYKDTIRDLDVAKILELTMGGKRQIESEMKIILDQQNSTSNPSIQQYENTSDILDEPHPTGLRCVATPEKGRGMASTGDLPQASLVHTEDPFSMIILKPCRETHCHYCLNELPADKVPCTSCSITLYCSKKCQIRAGGKMSWDYPNNQRIHENLSADLEKYIAETTLNVDSETDTEHIPEHKHECKGVHWPAVLPSEIVLAGRVLVKSIIKRRGSTDIFNLREILDLSHHYSKTPPERKLELHIYSAVLSYCLQYSNDFELPINGFSISQIVILISQIRVNSMTVVCMKSIDQHGLEDIGKFSSLGGGLTSNVEQVRVGQAIYTSGSLFNHSCQPNIHAYFLSRTLFIRTTEFVAAGVPLELSYGPQVGQWDCKDRVKFLEDEYSFRCQCSGCLKSSVVDCEKEKLKRLPNIITTGNMEHHLQAEEFINIDDIDRVAHHHMQINSLFHINPGLCLKCCSYRDLESSSAAANKAWIIIRRLQDAIVSKDVSSTILVDALSSLGVLRSTFHAYNRRIAEAEDNLAQAFCFVGELQHAMEHCKASIKILEKLYNPNHIVIGYELVKLSSIQLSLGDCAAVDSINRLCDIFSCYYGSHAYKIFPYFQFLKRREKQTSSLKDQQK from the exons ATGGAGAAGCTGAAATCTCTGGTTCCAGAAACCCTAAAGCGAATGATCGGAGAGAGCTCTGCTGACGATCTTCCTCGCACATGTTCTTCTCTCGtcgattttcttcttcatttcgAGCCCTTTCACCAA ATGGTGAGGGACTTGGCGGACCCTGAAGTGGCTCTGTGTGGCAAGAACAAAGAAGCTGCTTTGGAGTCGAAGCAAAAGGGGAATAAGTGCTTCTTGAGCGGTGATTATGCTAATGCTTTGGATTTATATACTCAG GCATTGATAGTTGCTCCTATGGATGCACATGAAGACAGAAACTTGGTTGCTACTTTGTATGTGAATCGGGCTTCTGTATTGCAT AAAATGGGTCTTCTAAGGGAGTGTTTACGTGACTGCAATCGGGCACTTCAGATTTCTTCAAACTATGCAAAG GCATGGTACAGAAGAGGTAAGGCAAATGCTTCTATGGGAAATTATAAGGATACTATCCGTGATTTGGATGTTGCTAAGATTCTGGAGTTGACAATGGGTGGAAAGAGACAGATAGAAAGTGAGATGAAGATAATTTTGGATCAACAGAATAGTACATCAAATCCATCAATACAACAGTATGAGAATACCTCAGATATTTTGG ATGAACCGCACCCAACGGGATTACGATGTGTCGCCACACCAGAGAAAGGAAGGGGTATGGCTTCAACAGGTGACCTTCCTCAAGCGTCCTTGGTACATACTGAAGACCCTTTTTCGATG ATAATATTAAAGCCTTGTCGGGAAACTCATTGCCACTACTGCTTAAATGAGCTACCAGCGGATAAAGTCCCATGTACATCATGTTCAATAACATTGTATTGCTCCAAGAAATGCCAAATACGAGCAGGAGGAAAAATGTCCTGGGATTACCCAAACAATCAAAGGATTCATGAAAATTTATCAGCTGATCTTGAAAAGTACATTGCAGAGACCACTTTGAATGTTGATTCTGAAACAGATACTGAGCACATTCCTGAACATAAACATGAATGTAAAGGTGTACACTGGCCAGCAGTATTGCCTTCTGAGATAGTTTTGGCTGGTCGTGTGCTAGTAAAGTCTATAATCAAAAGAAGAGGTTCCACGGATATTTTTAATCTCAGAGAAATTTTG GATCTTTCTCACCACTACTCAAAAACGCCTCCGGAAAGAAAATTGGAATTACATATATATTCGGCTGTATTATCATATTGTCTTCAATATTCCAATGATTTTGAATTACCAATAAATGGGTTCTCTATTTCACAG ATTGTCATACTTATATCCCAAATTAGGGTGAACTCTATGACTGTTGTTTGTATGAAATCCATTGATCAGCATGGGTTAGAAGATATTGGAAAGTTTTCATCATTGGGTGGAGGTCTAACCAGTAATGTGGAACAG GTTAGAGTAGGTCAAGCTATCTATACATCTGGAAGTCTATTCAATCATTCTTGTCAGCCAAACATCCATGCATATTTCCTTTCACGTACTCTCTTTATAAGAACGACAGAATTTGTCGCAGCAGGGGTACCCCTGGAGCTTTCCTATGGTCCACAG GTTGGGCAGTGGGACTGTAAGGACCGAGTCAAGTTTCTGGAAGATGAATACTCATTTCGTTGTCAGTGCAGTGGGTGTTTAAAA AGCTCTGTTGTTGACTGTGAAAAAGAGAAACTTAAACGCTTACCCAACATCATCACCACTGGCAACATGGAGCATCATCTTCAG GCTGAAGAGTTCATCAATATTGATGACATCGATAGAGTGGCTCATCATCATATGCAAATCAATAGCCTTTTTCATATAAATCCAGGCCTCTGTTTAAAATGTTGTTCTTATCGTGATCTGGAATCTTCCTCTGCAGCTGCAAATAAAGCATGGATTATTATCAGAAG ATTACAGGATGCAATAGTCTCAAAAGATGTATCTAGCACCATACTGGTGGATGCATTAAGTTCTCTTGGTGTGCTGAGATCAACTTTCCATGCATATAATAGGAGGATTGCAGAA GCGGAAGACAATCTTGCACAGGCGTTTTGTTTCGTTGGAGAGTTGCAACATGCAATGGAACACTGTAAAGCCTCAATCAAG ATCCTGGAGAAGCTCTATAATCCTAATCACATTGTCATTGGATATGAACTTGTGAAGCTCTCGTCTATTCAGTTATCCTTGGGTGACTGTGCTGCCGTGGACAGCATAAACCGACTTTGTGATATATTTTCGTGTTATTACGGATCTCATGCATACAAGATTTTCCCATACTTTCAATTCCttaagaggagagagaagcaGACCTCTTCTTTGAAGGACCAACAAAAATGA
- the LOC117619541 gene encoding putative pectinesterase 63, producing the protein MAGKMMHAAGFIIITILLAGSTPAVANDSTPIPADGSQVGSWFDNNVKPLTERKGTPDAAIVTAEEGPKLIKVMKDGSGNFKTLTEAINSIPERNTKRVVVYIGGGVYNEKIKIPQNKPFVTLYGSPNNMPNLTFDGTAQKYGTVYSGTLIVESDYFRAANIIVKNSAPEPDGIRPDAQAVALHISGDKASFYNCKFFGFQDTLYDYKGLHFFKDCYLQGTVDFIFGKGKSLYLNTEIRVPERNMTVITAQQRESASEDNEFSFVHCKITGTTCVGGTYLGRAWGSSPTMVFAYTDMANVVHPERWSNFGHPERSNNMFYGEFQNSGPGSNISRKVCYTKKLSDAKAKSFINLGYIQGSKWFLPHSNIGSKLYSIV; encoded by the exons GATGGTTCCCAAGTCGGCAGCTGGTTCGATAACAACGTGAAGCCGTTAACAGAACGCAAGGGCACGCCTGATGCCGCCATTGTGACGGCTGAGGAGGGGCCAAAACTCATCAAGGTCATGAAAGATGGAAGTGGAAACTTCAAAACCCTCACGGAGGCCATTAACAGCATCCCTGAGAGGAACACCAAGCGTGTGGTTGTGTACATTGGAGGTGGAGTGTACAACgagaaaatcaaaattccaCAAAATAAACCATTTGTAACGTTGTATGGATCGCCAAACAATATGCCAAACTTGACGTTTGATGGCACGGCTCAGAAGTATGGTACTGTCTATAGTGGCACATTGATTGTGGAATCTGATTATTTTAGGGCTGCTAACATTATCG tgaaaaattcgGCGCCGGAGCCAGATGGGATAAGGCCAGATGCGCAGGCAGTTGCATTGCATATCTCCGGGGACAAGGCATCCTTCTACAATTGcaaattttttggatttcaGGACACTCTTTATGATTACAAGGGCTTGCATTTCTTCAAGGACTGCTACCTTCAAGGCACCGTAGATTTCATctttggaaaaggaaaatctCTCTACTTG AACACTGAGATACGTGTCCCAGAACGGAATATGACCGTAATAACGGCACAACAAAGAGAGAGTGCTTCGGAGGATAATGAATTTTCATTTGTGCACTGCAAAATAACTGGCACTACATGTGTGGGGGGTACATACTTGGGCAGGGCTTGGGGGAGCAGCCCCACCATGGTGTTTGCCTACACCGACATGGCCAACGTTGTCCATCCGGAACGATGGAGCAACTTTGGCCACCCTGAACGTTCCAA CAATATGTTCTATGGAGAGTTTCAGAATTCAGGCCCAGGGTCAAATATAAGCAGGAAAGTATGCTACACCAAAAAGCTAAGCGATGCAAAAGCCAAATCTTTCATCAACCTTGGCTATATTCAGGGTTCCAAATGGTTTCTTCCTCATTCAAATATAGGATCCAAACTATATAGTATTGTTTAA